Proteins from one Terriglobus tenax genomic window:
- a CDS encoding PadR family transcriptional regulator has translation MTDDRDLYSGMIRLHILHHAEKELIFGAGMAEELAHHGYKISPGTLYPILHGLEKRGYLKSSEERSGKSSRRVYSITPTGRRALKTAKKRVRELFGELIEDE, from the coding sequence ATGACAGACGACCGCGATCTCTATTCTGGTATGATTCGTCTTCACATTCTGCACCATGCGGAGAAAGAGCTGATTTTTGGCGCCGGCATGGCGGAGGAGCTTGCCCATCACGGGTACAAGATCAGCCCCGGAACGCTCTATCCGATTCTGCATGGCCTGGAGAAGCGAGGCTACCTCAAGTCGAGTGAAGAGCGGTCCGGGAAAAGCAGCCGCAGGGTCTACAGCATTACCCCAACTGGACGGCGAGCTCTGAAGACAGCGAAAAAACGCGTACGTGAACTCTTTGGAGAACTGATTGAAGACGAATAG
- a CDS encoding TonB-dependent receptor, translating to MMAIALFAGHAPAQSTFGSIIGSVQDPSGAVIPGATVHVKNLNDNSQRDTVADSNGDYQVLNLNPGTYAVTGTAANFADTTITNIALDARQQLRVDVKVQLGDAQQSVSVEADAATVNTENGTIGDTKLFNQVVQLPMNYRGGNDSPLAALVAVPGVQQDSSGNVSIGGGTSAQIQYSVDGTSTVNIRQNGALANMNPSSELIGEMKVTQFNNNAEFSQMADVTIITKSGNNRFHGSAFEYLQNSAFDAKTWGFDSKAHKAYNTFGGSFSGPLRLPHIKSGADKTFFFADYEANRRRFTTPLVLSVPTLDMRSGNLNNLPGPSVVDPSTGMPFANNQIPANRISAVSRSLFNNYVPAPNSGGGPDLTGNYRVQAPTPANINGYDVRIDRTLTDKQQLYGRWSWKNVDSSITNNLLPNEVRRESNRNLILSHNYAVRPTLLNEARFGLTFYTSVVDFPISGASAVQTLGLQGLDLSDVPGVNAFPTFDFSDGTNFTTIGRDKTGTLRSQTLQFTDNLSWVKGSHTIKFGVDVRRVRYTDLESFGGSNDFGAFTFNAATFSGNAFADLLLGLPSKSYVAQSGPDTKLHAYQTGLYAQDEWHVTRYITLSAGLRWQALPPFVSENNNLGAFDPSNGGFILPNHGNARQAMLNTINACPGVNPSLPCAPIEKASSVGVGDGLRAFYKKNFQPRLGIAYRPFGDNKTVLRAGFGIFTMTSLGQLSFNTTNINVGVVQTTSNLQANGQPAFQFPYVKASQTAAESAGTGDFYQNVNLHFRDPQAAQWNFTVERQLTDAMSLRISYVGMNSYRMGQTVDLNQQHASTTANDYSKRPYPNWARILSSENAGGANYQAFQTEFNQRMSHGLLFQVNHTWAKNLSNAAGDAPSVFAPEVNYGTPVADRFNLRANRGNVVGTRRQRFLASAIYQLPVGRHRAYLGGMNSVGEALLGGWEVSTVSLWQTGPYLTPTTSPSYDTANLNLVFRGAALRPDCIGNPVPASRSLANYFNIDAFNPVPGAGRIGNCAVGSLVGPGTTAVAGGLAKTFNLKESLRLRFEATFTNLPNHPNFAPPAVNVSAPDSFGQITSTQTAENSGNRTGQLALRLDF from the coding sequence ATGATGGCGATTGCGCTGTTCGCTGGACATGCACCGGCGCAATCCACATTTGGCAGCATTATCGGTTCAGTGCAGGACCCCTCGGGTGCGGTTATTCCAGGTGCGACGGTGCACGTAAAAAACCTGAATGACAATTCGCAACGTGACACCGTTGCCGATTCGAACGGCGACTACCAGGTACTGAACCTGAATCCTGGCACCTACGCGGTCACAGGAACTGCTGCGAACTTTGCGGATACAACCATCACGAACATTGCACTTGATGCTCGCCAGCAGCTGCGCGTGGATGTGAAAGTGCAGCTTGGCGATGCACAGCAGAGTGTTTCCGTTGAAGCGGATGCGGCCACCGTTAACACGGAGAATGGAACGATCGGCGATACCAAGCTGTTCAACCAGGTGGTGCAGTTGCCGATGAACTACCGTGGCGGAAACGACAGCCCGCTGGCTGCACTGGTTGCAGTTCCCGGCGTGCAGCAGGACAGCAGCGGAAATGTATCCATTGGCGGCGGCACTTCGGCGCAGATTCAGTATTCGGTGGACGGCACATCCACGGTAAACATCCGCCAGAACGGAGCGCTGGCGAATATGAATCCTTCTTCCGAGCTGATTGGCGAGATGAAGGTGACGCAGTTCAACAACAATGCCGAGTTCTCGCAGATGGCCGATGTCACGATCATCACCAAGAGCGGCAATAATCGTTTCCATGGGAGCGCGTTCGAATATCTGCAGAACAGCGCCTTCGATGCGAAGACGTGGGGATTCGATAGCAAGGCTCACAAAGCTTACAACACCTTTGGCGGCAGCTTCAGTGGGCCGCTGCGTCTGCCCCATATAAAGTCCGGAGCAGACAAGACCTTCTTCTTTGCAGACTACGAGGCGAATCGCCGCCGGTTTACGACACCCCTGGTGCTCAGCGTCCCCACGCTCGATATGCGCAGCGGCAACCTCAATAACCTGCCGGGGCCGTCAGTTGTTGATCCTTCGACCGGGATGCCGTTTGCGAACAATCAAATTCCTGCGAACCGCATCAGCGCAGTTTCCAGGTCGCTCTTCAACAATTACGTTCCTGCTCCAAATTCCGGTGGCGGTCCAGATTTGACCGGCAACTACCGTGTGCAGGCACCCACTCCGGCGAACATCAATGGATACGATGTCCGCATTGACCGCACCTTGACGGACAAGCAGCAGCTTTATGGCCGCTGGAGTTGGAAGAATGTGGACTCAAGCATTACGAATAACCTGCTGCCGAACGAGGTCCGGCGCGAGTCAAATCGTAACCTCATTCTTTCGCATAACTATGCTGTTCGTCCGACGCTGCTGAATGAGGCGCGCTTTGGCCTTACCTTTTACACGTCGGTCGTTGACTTCCCCATCAGCGGAGCAAGCGCGGTTCAAACGCTTGGCCTGCAAGGGCTGGACCTGAGCGATGTTCCGGGAGTCAATGCCTTTCCGACTTTCGATTTTAGCGACGGAACAAACTTCACGACAATCGGCCGGGACAAGACGGGGACTCTCCGTTCGCAAACGCTGCAGTTCACAGACAATCTCTCGTGGGTGAAGGGCAGCCATACCATCAAGTTTGGCGTAGATGTACGCCGGGTTCGTTACACGGATCTTGAAAGCTTTGGCGGCTCGAACGATTTCGGAGCATTTACCTTCAATGCTGCGACCTTCAGCGGCAATGCCTTCGCTGACCTGTTGCTTGGACTTCCTTCGAAGAGCTATGTGGCACAGTCCGGCCCTGACACGAAGCTGCATGCCTATCAGACTGGACTCTATGCTCAGGATGAATGGCATGTGACGCGATACATTACATTGAGCGCAGGCTTGCGCTGGCAGGCACTGCCACCGTTTGTCAGTGAGAACAACAATCTTGGAGCCTTCGATCCTTCGAATGGAGGCTTTATCCTGCCGAACCATGGAAATGCCAGACAAGCGATGCTCAATACGATCAATGCCTGCCCTGGTGTGAATCCGTCGCTTCCCTGCGCCCCGATCGAGAAGGCAAGCAGTGTCGGTGTTGGTGATGGCCTTCGTGCGTTCTACAAAAAGAACTTTCAGCCGCGGTTAGGCATTGCGTATCGCCCCTTTGGCGACAACAAGACTGTTCTTCGTGCGGGCTTCGGCATCTTCACGATGACCAGCCTTGGACAACTCTCCTTCAATACGACAAACATCAACGTAGGCGTGGTGCAGACTACGTCGAACCTGCAGGCCAATGGACAGCCGGCGTTTCAGTTTCCGTATGTAAAGGCATCGCAGACAGCCGCTGAAAGCGCGGGTACCGGTGATTTCTATCAGAACGTGAATCTGCACTTCCGCGATCCGCAGGCCGCACAGTGGAACTTTACGGTGGAGCGTCAGCTTACGGATGCGATGAGTCTTCGTATCAGCTACGTCGGCATGAACTCGTATCGCATGGGACAGACGGTTGATCTGAACCAGCAGCATGCCAGTACCACGGCCAACGACTACAGTAAGCGTCCTTATCCTAACTGGGCACGCATTCTATCGAGCGAGAACGCGGGCGGGGCAAACTACCAGGCATTTCAAACGGAGTTCAACCAGCGGATGAGCCATGGGCTTCTCTTCCAGGTGAATCACACCTGGGCGAAAAACCTGAGCAATGCCGCCGGCGATGCACCTTCTGTCTTCGCACCGGAGGTCAACTACGGAACTCCTGTCGCGGACCGCTTCAACCTGCGCGCGAATCGTGGCAACGTTGTTGGAACGCGGCGTCAACGCTTTCTTGCATCCGCGATCTATCAACTGCCCGTTGGCCGTCATCGGGCCTACCTGGGTGGAATGAATTCCGTTGGGGAGGCCTTGCTGGGCGGCTGGGAGGTGAGTACGGTTTCGCTTTGGCAGACAGGTCCGTACCTTACGCCAACGACCAGTCCCAGCTATGACACGGCGAACCTGAACCTTGTGTTTCGTGGGGCGGCGCTTCGACCGGATTGCATTGGGAATCCAGTCCCGGCAAGCCGCTCGCTTGCGAACTACTTCAATATTGATGCCTTCAACCCGGTGCCCGGCGCCGGCCGCATTGGCAACTGCGCGGTTGGCAGTCTTGTTGGGCCCGGAACAACCGCCGTTGCCGGTGGGCTGGCGAAGACGTTCAACCTGAAGGAGTCTTTGCGGCTTCGCTTCGAAGCGACCTTCACCAACCTGCCGAACCATCCTAACTTCGCGCCGCCTGCGGTGAATGTTTCTGCTCCGGACTCGTTCGGGCAGATCACATCGACGCAGACAGCGGAGAATTCCGGAAACAGAACCGGGCAACTTGCACTTCGCCTCGATTTCTAA
- a CDS encoding ATP-binding protein encodes MSSEQRNRHHQNGDSAHPQYTATSKEFHGLSPDSSANGPVKTIATHNASGRHKCEAGIFPLRLSYAPLISLKGRDDVKRIRSRSVLIGAAACASVSVFGYLFNSRVELAFASVLYLLLTIFVAWQARLRAAIVTAVWATVCLDFFFTEPKLALRMISLADFWSVVAFASVALLVSHLSSRIRQQAENLKTQEKRQRALYELSSAALSLYWGDGFGEQLASLVRKTLHAEFVHLWTVRDERNYIAGWSHVEPGSIRAAFMAGRDFDLSRNDIYVRLLKSGVRDIGLLWIKAADTDPFMADSVVPIISSALERARALNNEVTAQSEQLSEQLRTSVLDGLAHAFKTPLTTIALSSAGLAELPDMAREQRSGLANIIRKEADRLNEITQQVLKTARLEWNQVLSRREISLSTLLEEVIHSLGSEAQMRIHVTSRNPALVEADPSVLKIAFEQILENALKYGQAGTEIPIEIRSVKTLVSVSIHNTGSYIQPEEQELIFTRFYRSPSMAYRAAGTGLGLSVARHAVEAHSGKILVQSDIEAGTTFRIDLPAIGEEK; translated from the coding sequence ATGTCCAGCGAACAGCGCAATCGCCATCATCAAAATGGCGATTCTGCGCACCCGCAATACACTGCAACCTCCAAAGAATTTCATGGTCTATCTCCTGACTCGTCAGCCAATGGCCCGGTCAAAACGATTGCAACCCACAACGCATCAGGGAGGCATAAATGCGAAGCCGGCATTTTTCCTTTACGCCTTTCTTATGCGCCTCTCATTAGCCTCAAAGGTAGGGATGACGTGAAGCGGATTCGCTCAAGGTCGGTGCTCATTGGCGCAGCTGCATGTGCGTCGGTTTCCGTGTTCGGCTACCTCTTCAACTCCCGGGTCGAGCTGGCTTTTGCCAGTGTTCTCTACCTTTTGCTGACCATCTTTGTTGCCTGGCAGGCCCGCCTTCGCGCTGCCATTGTGACCGCGGTATGGGCTACGGTATGTCTCGACTTCTTCTTTACAGAGCCCAAGCTGGCGCTCCGGATGATCTCGCTTGCGGACTTCTGGTCCGTCGTCGCGTTTGCCTCGGTGGCGTTGCTTGTCAGCCATCTTTCCAGCCGGATCCGGCAACAGGCAGAAAATCTGAAAACCCAGGAAAAACGCCAGCGGGCCTTGTATGAGCTTTCCTCGGCAGCACTGTCTCTTTATTGGGGTGATGGATTTGGAGAGCAGCTCGCCTCTCTGGTCCGAAAGACTCTGCACGCAGAGTTTGTCCATCTCTGGACCGTTCGCGATGAACGAAACTACATTGCCGGTTGGTCCCATGTTGAGCCAGGCTCGATCCGCGCGGCCTTCATGGCTGGCCGCGACTTTGATCTTTCGCGAAATGATATTTACGTTCGCTTGTTGAAGTCCGGCGTACGCGATATCGGTTTGCTTTGGATCAAAGCCGCAGACACGGACCCCTTCATGGCGGATTCTGTGGTGCCCATCATCTCGTCGGCACTGGAACGTGCACGGGCCTTGAACAACGAGGTCACGGCGCAGTCGGAGCAGCTCTCAGAGCAGCTCCGCACCTCCGTGCTTGATGGACTCGCCCATGCGTTCAAAACCCCGCTGACAACCATCGCTTTATCAAGTGCTGGTCTGGCAGAGTTACCGGATATGGCGCGGGAGCAACGATCCGGCCTCGCGAACATCATCCGCAAAGAGGCAGATCGTCTGAATGAAATCACGCAACAGGTTCTGAAAACCGCTCGGCTGGAATGGAACCAGGTTCTTAGCAGGCGGGAAATCTCCTTGAGCACCTTGCTGGAAGAGGTTATTCATTCGCTTGGAAGCGAAGCGCAGATGCGGATTCACGTGACAAGTCGCAATCCCGCGCTTGTGGAAGCAGACCCGTCGGTGCTGAAGATCGCGTTTGAACAGATACTCGAAAACGCACTGAAGTATGGACAGGCCGGGACAGAGATACCGATCGAAATCCGGAGTGTGAAGACCTTGGTATCCGTGTCGATTCACAATACCGGCTCGTACATTCAACCCGAAGAACAGGAACTCATCTTCACGCGCTTCTACAGGAGTCCGAGCATGGCGTATCGCGCGGCTGGAACTGGACTCGGATTATCGGTGGCGCGTCACGCCGTAGAGGCGCACAGCGGGAAGATTCTTGTGCAGAGCGATATCGAAGCAGGAACGACCTTCCGCATTGATTTGCCCGCGATAGGAGAAGAAAAATGA